The Pseudarthrobacter defluvii DNA window GGCCGAGCGGTTGGTGTCGTAGTCCTCCAGCCTGGTCTTCTTGACCAGCCCCCTTTTGGTGGCCAGGACCAGGTACGGCGACTGCTGGTAGTCCTTCAGGTCCAGGACCTGGGCGATATGTTCGTCGGGCTGGAATGCCATCAGGTTGGCAACGTGCTGGCCCTTGGCGTCCCGCCCCGCTTCCATCAGCTCGTACGCCTTGGCACGGTAGACGCGGCCCAGGTTGGTGAAGAACAACAGCCAGTGGTGGGTGGTGGTGACGAAGAAGTGTTCCACAACATCGTCGCCGCGCAGCTGGGCACCCTTGATGCCCTTGCCGCCGCGCTGCTGTGACCGGTAGTTGTCGCTGCGGGTGCGCTTGACATAGCCGCCGCGGGTGATGGTGACCACCATCTCCTCTTCGGGGATCAGGTCCTCCATGGACATGTCGCCGTCGTAGCCCATGAGAATCCTGGTCCGCCGGTCATCGCCGTGCTTGTCCACGATTTCGCCCAGCTCGGTGCTGATGATCCCGCGCTGGCGCTCTTCGGAGCCAAGGATTTCCTTATACTCGGTGATCAGGGCTTCGAGTTCAGCGTGCTTTTCCTGGATCCGCTGGCGTTCCAGGGCGGCAAGGCGGCGCAGCTGCATGTCGAGGATGGCGCGCGCCTGGAGCTCGTCGATGTCCAGCAGTTCCATCAGCCCGTCACGTGCGGCCTCGGTGGTGCTGGAGGCGCGGATAAGGGCGATGACCTCGTCCAGCATGTCCAGTGCCTTCAGGAGGGCCCGCAGGATGTGGGCTTCTTCCTCCGCCTTGCGCAGCCGGTACCTGGTGCGGCGGGCGATGACGTCCATCTGGTGCGTCACCCAGTGGCGGATGAATGCGTCAAGGCTCAGGGTTCGCGGGACGCCGTCCACGATGGCCAGCATGTTGGCCGAGAAGTTGCTCTGCAGCTCGGTGTGCTTGTAGAGGTTATTCAGAACCACCTTGGGCACGGCGTCGCGCTTTAGCACGATGACCAGCCGCTGGCCGGTGCGGCCGGAAGTTTCGTCCCGAAGGTCGGCAATGCCCTGGATCTTGCCGTCCTTGACCAGTTCGGCGATCTTGATGGCCAGGTTGTCGGGGTTGGCCTGGTACGGAAGTTCGGTGACCACCAGGCAGGTGCGTCCCTGCAGTTCCTCCACGGCAACCACGGCGCGCATGGTGACGGAACCGCGTCCGGTCCGGTAGGCATCCTCGATGCCCTTGTGCCCAAGGATGGTGGCGCCGGTGGGGAAATCAGGGCCCTTGACCCGGACCAGCAATTCCTCGAGGAGCTCCTCGCGGGTGGCCTCAGGGTTGGCCAGGTACCACTGCACGCCGTCGGCCACTTCCCGCAGGTTGTGCGGCGGGATGTTGGTGGCCATGCCGACGGCAATGCCGGAGGAACCGTTCACCAGCAGGTTGGGGAACCTGGCCGGCAGGATGGTGGGTTCCTGGTTCTTGCCGTCGTAGTTGTCCTGGAAATCGACCGTTTCCTCGTCGATGTCGCGGACCATTTCCATGGCCAGGGGCGCCATCTTGGTTTCGGTGTACCGGGGAGCCGCCGCTCCGTCGTTGCCCGGCGAGCCGAAGTTGCCCTGCCCCAGCGCCAGCGGATAGCGCATGGTCCAGTCCTGGATCAGGCGCACCAGGGCGTCATAGATAGCGGTGTCACCATGGGGGTGGTACTGGCCCATGACTTCGCCCACCACGCGGGCACACTTGTTGAAGGAACGGTCGGGGCGGTAGCCGCCGTCGAACATCGCATAGAGCACGCGGCGGTGCACGGGCTTGAGGCCATCCCGGACGTCAGGGAGGGCACGGCCCACAATGACTGCCATGGCGTAGTCCAGGTAGGAACGCTGCATTTCCGTCTGCAGATCCACCTGCTCCACGCGGTCGATCAGCACGTCACCTTCAAGAACGGTGTCCGGAGTTCCGGCCTCGGGGGCGGGATTCTCGGGGGTTTCGTCGCTCATTCTTTATTTTCCGTTTCAGGTATATGTCTGGTTCCGAATACTTTGGAGCGGGTCCTTAGATGTCCAGGAACCTGACGTCCTTGGCGTTCTGCTGGATGAAGTTGCGGCGTGATTCCACGTCTTCGCCCATGAGGACGGAGAAGATCTGGTCGGCGGCAAGGGCGTCGTCCATGGTGACCTGCAACAGGGTGCGGTGATCCGGGTCCATGGTGGTATCCCACAGCTCGGTGTAGTCCATCTCGCCCAGGCCCTTGTAGCGCTGGATGCCGTTGTCCTTGGGGATGCGGCGTCCCGCTGCCTGCCCTGCCACCAG harbors:
- the gyrA gene encoding DNA gyrase subunit A yields the protein MSDETPENPAPEAGTPDTVLEGDVLIDRVEQVDLQTEMQRSYLDYAMAVIVGRALPDVRDGLKPVHRRVLYAMFDGGYRPDRSFNKCARVVGEVMGQYHPHGDTAIYDALVRLIQDWTMRYPLALGQGNFGSPGNDGAAAPRYTETKMAPLAMEMVRDIDEETVDFQDNYDGKNQEPTILPARFPNLLVNGSSGIAVGMATNIPPHNLREVADGVQWYLANPEATREELLEELLVRVKGPDFPTGATILGHKGIEDAYRTGRGSVTMRAVVAVEELQGRTCLVVTELPYQANPDNLAIKIAELVKDGKIQGIADLRDETSGRTGQRLVIVLKRDAVPKVVLNNLYKHTELQSNFSANMLAIVDGVPRTLSLDAFIRHWVTHQMDVIARRTRYRLRKAEEEAHILRALLKALDMLDEVIALIRASSTTEAARDGLMELLDIDELQARAILDMQLRRLAALERQRIQEKHAELEALITEYKEILGSEERQRGIISTELGEIVDKHGDDRRTRILMGYDGDMSMEDLIPEEEMVVTITRGGYVKRTRSDNYRSQQRGGKGIKGAQLRGDDVVEHFFVTTTHHWLLFFTNLGRVYRAKAYELMEAGRDAKGQHVANLMAFQPDEHIAQVLDLKDYQQSPYLVLATKRGLVKKTRLEDYDTNRSAGVIAINLRDGDELVSAQLVSETDDLFLVSRKGQSIRFTATDDALRPMGRATSGVTGMKFREDDELLAADVVTDGSFVFIVTEGGYAKRTAVEEYRLQGRGGLGIKVGKYQEERGHLVGALIVQEEDEVLVVMEGGKVVRSSVAGVPAKGRDTMGVIFAKPDKNDRIIEVARNSERGLEDEESAGDDVTLAEDGGTAGESAAPAMAEESPAVESEDASGDAEPNEDNTEVTSE